From a region of the Ardenticatena maritima genome:
- a CDS encoding DUF951 domain-containing protein, which produces MRTVQVHLDDRVEMRKPHPCGGRTWRIVRVGADIGMVCETCGRRVLIPRDVFNKRVKRVLPSQDETATGGVS; this is translated from the coding sequence ATGCGGACAGTGCAGGTGCACCTGGACGACCGTGTCGAAATGCGAAAACCGCATCCGTGTGGCGGGCGCACGTGGCGCATTGTGCGCGTGGGCGCCGATATCGGCATGGTCTGCGAAACCTGTGGTCGCCGTGTGCTCATTCCGCGCGATGTGTTCAACAAGCGCGTCAAGCGCGTGCTTCCCTCGCAGGATGAAACAGCGACTGGGGGCGTATCGTGA
- a CDS encoding prolipoprotein diacylglyceryl transferase: MNTAYVWLLLGALGAGGLVAGGMALQAGLSARYLSRLFAGVLVGMAVGARLGAVLGAGGEWRAFLRPDWMMGSAHGALIGALVAWWFAAPGRDRWKIADALASGASVALAVGWLGMLLHPVVYGSLWRGGMLLPDAAGIESARFPLALVASAWYAIVALLLVGIWRVQRHSGFAAWVWLVAFGAQHALLGFVRGDAGVWIGMWRVEQVIGVVEAGAGLLMLAVWRWRLQRH; the protein is encoded by the coding sequence GTGAATACAGCCTATGTTTGGCTTCTCTTGGGGGCATTGGGGGCTGGGGGATTGGTCGCTGGCGGCATGGCGCTCCAAGCAGGTCTCTCTGCGCGATACCTCTCTCGCCTGTTCGCGGGAGTCCTTGTTGGCATGGCGGTGGGCGCGCGTTTGGGGGCTGTGCTGGGCGCCGGCGGTGAGTGGCGAGCATTTCTACGCCCCGATTGGATGATGGGAAGTGCGCATGGTGCACTCATAGGTGCGCTGGTGGCATGGTGGTTCGCAGCGCCAGGGCGTGATAGGTGGAAAATCGCCGATGCGCTGGCAAGCGGTGCGTCGGTGGCATTGGCGGTTGGCTGGTTGGGTATGTTGCTCCACCCGGTGGTGTATGGAAGCCTGTGGCGTGGCGGCATGCTACTGCCTGACGCAGCGGGTATCGAAAGTGCGCGGTTCCCCTTGGCGCTGGTGGCAAGTGCGTGGTACGCGATTGTGGCGCTTTTGCTCGTCGGTATTTGGCGTGTGCAGAGGCATTCAGGGTTTGCTGCCTGGGTATGGCTTGTGGCGTTCGGCGCTCAGCACGCCCTGCTGGGATTTGTGCGTGGCGATGCGGGTGTTTGGATTGGCATGTGGCGTGTGGAACAGGTGATAGGTGTGGTCGAAGCAGGCGCAGGCTTGCTTATGCTGGCTGTTTGGCGTTGGCGGCTTCAACGCCATTGA
- a CDS encoding MFS transporter translates to MTHEEQDAPQSYRDLLRLRTFRTLWMSQTLSQTAKNGIHFVQVVMIDRLTHSSSHVGIMILAFTIPAVIFSALSGIVVDRFSRKRIMIWSNALRILTALSYVFALTFLHGRSLLLWIYLITFCSSALGQFFGPALAAVIPQHVPKRALLLANSLFNITLIATQIFGLLVVFPLVIKVGQALFGVDGGLKLAFLVIALMYAIATWLLTTIPPDQPPRLVGGTASWRKTVRDFREGWAYIRRLPVLWVPLINLTLTALTIMIMALLAPGFAARVLHVNQEDAVYIFAPAGAGLFLGTVLIGRYGGRWRRETLSNTGLVLIGVALGALGLAGWQAQAAQRLVILMTSAISFVLGGGFAMVGIPSQTMLQERTTPHMRGRVFAAQFMAANIVGMPPMLLAGWLADHFGIPTVAVLVGILVLVVATITVALAHRYHFVPTGIAGFGRDGALPPHATGATSADVGWETEVKQEAKREL, encoded by the coding sequence GTGACGCACGAGGAACAAGACGCCCCACAATCGTACCGCGATTTGCTGCGTTTGCGTACATTCCGCACACTGTGGATGAGCCAAACGCTCTCGCAAACAGCGAAGAACGGCATCCACTTTGTGCAGGTGGTCATGATTGACCGCCTGACGCATTCAAGTAGCCACGTCGGCATCATGATTCTGGCGTTTACCATCCCCGCCGTCATTTTCAGTGCGCTTTCCGGCATTGTGGTTGATCGTTTTTCGCGCAAGCGCATCATGATATGGAGCAACGCGCTGCGTATCCTGACGGCGTTGAGTTATGTCTTTGCGTTGACCTTTTTGCATGGGCGTTCACTTTTGCTCTGGATATACCTCATCACCTTCTGCTCCTCAGCATTGGGACAGTTTTTTGGTCCGGCATTGGCGGCGGTTATTCCGCAACATGTGCCCAAACGCGCGTTGTTGCTCGCCAATTCGCTCTTCAATATCACACTCATCGCCACCCAAATTTTTGGCTTGTTGGTCGTCTTCCCCCTTGTCATCAAAGTGGGGCAAGCATTATTCGGCGTTGATGGCGGGCTCAAACTGGCCTTTTTAGTCATTGCGCTGATGTACGCCATTGCAACCTGGCTTTTGACCACCATCCCACCCGACCAGCCGCCGCGCCTGGTGGGCGGAACCGCCTCTTGGCGCAAAACCGTGCGCGATTTCCGCGAGGGCTGGGCGTACATTCGGCGTCTCCCCGTTTTGTGGGTGCCGCTCATCAACCTTACGCTGACAGCGCTCACCATCATGATTATGGCGCTGCTCGCGCCGGGATTTGCTGCGCGTGTTCTCCATGTGAACCAGGAAGACGCGGTCTACATTTTTGCTCCCGCAGGCGCTGGGTTGTTCCTTGGTACAGTGCTGATTGGGCGCTACGGGGGGCGTTGGCGGCGCGAAACACTTTCCAACACGGGGTTGGTGCTGATTGGCGTGGCGCTGGGGGCGTTGGGGCTAGCCGGCTGGCAAGCGCAGGCAGCGCAGCGTCTGGTGATTTTGATGACGAGTGCGATTTCCTTTGTGTTGGGTGGCGGCTTTGCCATGGTGGGCATTCCGTCCCAAACCATGTTGCAAGAACGCACAACGCCTCACATGCGCGGGCGGGTGTTTGCAGCGCAGTTTATGGCGGCGAACATTGTGGGCATGCCGCCGATGTTGCTGGCTGGTTGGCTAGCAGACCACTTTGGTATTCCCACGGTTGCGGTTCTGGTGGGCATTCTCGTGCTCGTGGTAGCCACCATCACGGTGGCGCTGGCGCACCGCTACCACTTTGTGCCGACGGGCATAGCCGGTTTCGGGCGTGATGGTGCGCTTCCACCACACGCCACAGGCGCAACGAGCGCTGATGTAGGTTGGGAAACAGAAGTGAAGCAAGAGGCGAAGCGGGAGTTATAA
- a CDS encoding MGDG synthase family glycosyltransferase, with product MKRVLFLIADTGGGHRAAAEALVAALEQVAEPGAVACRIVDFMKETARAPFNRAGDMYGPVVNYAPWLWGLSFYATYPRPVRWIGTTYIEKVYGAGLARIFREERPDIVVSVHGLATTAVARVLRRVAPQTPFVVVVTDLSVAHPFWFCPDATAYYVPSQDVAARARRYGVPASRITVAGQPIHPRFGEPQGHPADLKRAFGLPPDRPLVLIMGGGEGTGPLRAQAEAVAQSGLPLSLMVVCGRNKRLYRRLSAQEWPLPTVVCGFVRDIPTRMAAADVLITKAGPGTIAEALTAGRPLLIGEYIPGQEAGNVSWVVDGGAAFYTPKPSDIIAALHQLFDTAGRPTPRYEAMAAHARRMAQPDAALTIARGLLDLLGDRPAPTPSAAAV from the coding sequence ATGAAGCGAGTGTTATTTTTGATAGCCGATACCGGCGGCGGGCATCGTGCAGCCGCTGAGGCGCTGGTAGCCGCTTTGGAACAGGTGGCTGAGCCGGGTGCGGTGGCGTGCCGCATTGTTGATTTTATGAAAGAGACCGCGCGCGCACCGTTCAATCGCGCCGGCGACATGTATGGGCCTGTGGTGAATTATGCGCCCTGGCTGTGGGGGCTGTCATTTTATGCAACCTATCCGCGCCCGGTGCGGTGGATAGGGACAACGTATATCGAGAAAGTGTATGGGGCGGGGCTGGCGCGGATTTTCCGCGAAGAACGCCCCGATATTGTCGTCAGCGTACACGGCTTGGCGACAACGGCTGTGGCGCGCGTGTTGCGCCGTGTGGCGCCGCAGACGCCGTTTGTCGTCGTGGTGACTGATTTGTCGGTGGCGCACCCCTTTTGGTTTTGCCCGGACGCCACCGCCTACTACGTGCCCAGCCAGGATGTTGCTGCGCGTGCACGCCGATATGGCGTACCGGCGTCGCGGATTACGGTAGCCGGGCAGCCTATTCACCCCCGTTTTGGTGAACCGCAAGGCCATCCAGCAGACTTGAAACGGGCGTTTGGGCTTCCCCCCGACCGTCCGCTTGTGCTCATCATGGGTGGGGGTGAAGGCACAGGACCTCTGCGAGCGCAGGCGGAAGCGGTGGCGCAAAGTGGTTTGCCGCTCAGCCTGATGGTGGTGTGTGGGCGCAACAAACGGCTTTACCGTCGTTTGTCCGCGCAAGAATGGCCGCTTCCCACGGTCGTGTGTGGCTTTGTGCGGGATATTCCAACCCGCATGGCGGCGGCGGACGTGTTGATTACCAAAGCGGGGCCTGGCACGATTGCCGAGGCGCTGACGGCGGGGCGACCATTGCTCATTGGCGAGTACATACCCGGTCAAGAAGCGGGGAATGTCTCCTGGGTGGTGGATGGCGGCGCGGCGTTCTACACGCCCAAGCCATCTGATATCATCGCAGCGTTGCATCAGTTGTTTGATACGGCCGGGCGTCCAACGCCGCGCTATGAAGCCATGGCGGCACATGCACGCCGCATGGCGCAACCTGACGCGGCGCTGACGATTGCCCGTGGACTGCTTGATCTTCTGGGAGATAGACCTGCGCCTACGCCGTCGGCGGCGGCTGTATGA
- the cas1b gene encoding type I-B CRISPR-associated endonuclease Cas1b, with product MGQRLYVLSSGRLRRQQNTLVLETDEGKRFFPVEQVDEIHVFGEIDLNKRLLSFLTQQRIPVHFYNYHGYYIGTYYPREHYNSGYMILRQAEYYLDECKRLDLARRFVDGALFNLYKVVRYYRNRGKPLENVESSIESHRSRLDDLHDIAALMQAEGQAREAYYSAFDIILDDPDFAFEQRSRRPPRNRINALISFGNSLLYTAVLSEIYHTHLDPRIGFLHATNFRRFSLNLDVAEIFKPALVDRVIFSLVAKKQIQSRDFSEELEGLYLNDRGRRVFLEAWEKRLASTFRHRGLRRNVSYRRAIRLELYKIEKHLMGEKPYTPFHLRW from the coding sequence ATGGGGCAGCGCTTGTATGTGCTTTCCAGTGGGCGCTTGCGACGCCAGCAGAACACATTGGTGCTGGAAACTGATGAAGGTAAACGATTCTTCCCCGTGGAACAGGTGGATGAAATCCATGTCTTCGGCGAAATAGACCTCAACAAGCGTTTACTCAGTTTTCTTACACAGCAACGTATTCCGGTCCATTTTTACAATTACCATGGGTATTATATCGGTACTTACTATCCGCGGGAACATTACAACTCTGGCTATATGATTCTGCGCCAGGCTGAGTATTATTTGGATGAGTGCAAGCGCCTCGATTTAGCGCGGCGATTTGTAGATGGGGCTTTGTTCAATCTTTACAAGGTTGTTCGTTACTATCGAAACCGAGGAAAGCCGCTGGAAAATGTAGAATCATCTATTGAAAGCCACCGTTCACGCCTTGATGACCTCCATGATATTGCTGCCTTGATGCAAGCAGAGGGGCAGGCACGCGAAGCCTACTATAGCGCGTTTGACATTATTTTGGACGATCCTGATTTTGCCTTTGAGCAACGTTCTCGCCGTCCTCCGCGCAATCGCATCAATGCATTGATTTCTTTTGGCAATTCTCTTCTCTACACAGCCGTACTTTCCGAGATTTATCATACGCATCTGGACCCACGTATTGGCTTTTTGCATGCAACAAACTTTCGCCGTTTTTCTTTAAACTTAGATGTGGCTGAAATTTTTAAACCTGCTCTTGTTGATCGTGTTATTTTTAGCCTTGTGGCAAAGAAGCAAATTCAAAGTCGGGATTTTAGTGAAGAGTTAGAGGGTTTGTATCTCAATGATCGGGGACGACGTGTTTTTTTAGAAGCGTGGGAAAAGCGATTGGCAAGCACATTTCGACATAGAGGGCTTAGACGGAATGTTTCTTATCGTCGCGCCATTCGATTGGAGTTGTATAAAATCGAGAAACATTTGATGGGTGAAAAGCCATACACCCCGTTTCATTTGCGTTGGTGA
- the cas2 gene encoding CRISPR-associated endonuclease Cas2: MYVIMVYDVNVQRVSKVLHIGRRYLTWVQNSVMEGSLTNAQFKRLKSEIRQVIEEDEDSVLFYTIRSPKDVRREEIGIAKGTPSNFV, translated from the coding sequence ATGTATGTGATCATGGTTTATGATGTCAACGTCCAACGTGTCTCAAAAGTGCTTCACATTGGCCGACGATATTTAACGTGGGTGCAAAACTCCGTTATGGAAGGCTCGCTCACCAATGCGCAATTCAAACGCCTGAAATCTGAAATCCGACAGGTGATTGAGGAAGATGAAGATAGCGTGCTCTTTTATACAATACGCTCTCCCAAAGATGTTCGCCGAGAGGAGATCGGCATTGCCAAAGGCACTCCTTCCAATTTTGTGTAA
- a CDS encoding histone deacetylase family protein produces MYPVSVWYDDLFLAHAAPHHPERPERLQTIRRHLEQVGLAPHLHWRKPPDATHEHIAAVHSQRHIMQVEQAALRAAAMQRLVYLDPDTYVNAASFDAACRAAGAACAAVEAVATGETKRAMALVRPPGHHATRDQAMGFCLFNNIAIAARHAQRHGLARIFILDWDVHHGNGTQEIFYTDPTVFFFSVHQYPFYPGTGHWREQGADAGKGFTLNVPLPAGMGDAGYMLVWERLLAPALHTFQPDLILVSAGYDAHITDPLGGMRITTAGFAWLAQETMRYAEALGAPVVALLEGGYNPPALAESVEMTIRAMRGEALDAILATLDATPTPDEAAIIEELVRLIQPPPTA; encoded by the coding sequence CCACCCGGAACGCCCGGAACGCCTGCAAACCATTCGCCGCCACCTGGAACAGGTGGGCTTGGCGCCCCATCTTCACTGGCGGAAGCCCCCCGACGCGACCCACGAGCATATCGCCGCCGTTCATAGCCAGCGCCACATCATGCAGGTGGAACAAGCCGCCCTGCGCGCTGCAGCCATGCAACGCCTGGTCTATCTCGACCCCGACACGTATGTCAACGCTGCTTCATTCGACGCCGCATGCCGTGCGGCAGGCGCTGCGTGTGCCGCTGTGGAAGCGGTGGCAACGGGCGAAACAAAACGCGCGATGGCGCTTGTACGCCCCCCTGGTCATCACGCCACCCGCGACCAAGCGATGGGCTTTTGCCTTTTCAACAACATTGCTATCGCCGCTCGCCATGCGCAGCGTCATGGGCTGGCGCGCATTTTCATTCTCGATTGGGACGTGCATCATGGCAACGGCACGCAAGAGATTTTCTACACCGACCCCACTGTCTTTTTCTTCTCGGTGCACCAATACCCCTTCTACCCCGGCACCGGGCATTGGCGCGAGCAAGGCGCTGACGCGGGGAAAGGCTTTACGCTGAATGTGCCCTTGCCGGCGGGTATGGGGGATGCAGGCTACATGCTGGTATGGGAGCGCCTGCTTGCCCCAGCGCTCCACACATTCCAGCCCGATTTGATTCTGGTTTCAGCCGGCTACGATGCGCATATCACCGACCCGCTTGGCGGCATGCGCATTACAACAGCGGGGTTTGCCTGGCTCGCACAGGAAACGATGCGCTACGCGGAGGCATTGGGCGCGCCGGTTGTGGCACTGTTAGAAGGGGGATACAACCCGCCGGCGCTCGCCGAAAGCGTGGAAATGACGATACGCGCCATGCGCGGCGAGGCGTTGGACGCCATTCTCGCCACGCTGGACGCCACACCCACCCCAGATGAAGCGGCAATTATTGAAGAATTGGTGCGCCTCATACAGCCGCCGCCGACGGCGTAG